From Mucilaginibacter rubeus, a single genomic window includes:
- a CDS encoding sialate O-acetylesterase encodes MIPRLIKYCWLTVCLLSFGIARAQVVLPKVLGNNMVLQRNAPVPVWGTASPGEKVTVKFNKQTKTTTADAAGKWMIKLDAMPASAKPETLTISGKNTIQLQNILVGEVWLCSGQSNMQYEMRKNSKMKKPDTSTANSPVDELDHAHNAQIRIFLVTQKNLLKPDSTHSGWSVAEDSALRAFSAAGYFFAKNLQHDLNVPVGIISSAVSGSRIEPWVSQEGFDAIPYFKANNIKIDGDPGKFYAKMIEPVAPFALKGFLWYQGESGCFLGETISYTYKMEALINNWRKLWGDKTLPFYYVQIAPYYYTQGKGPVTYTPFTEPEFREAQAAALQIPHTGMIITTDLNDDLKNIHPPFKWEIGRRLELQALANTYKQRVIFSGPVYKSMKISGDKIILEFDHVGVGLVSHDAKPLTDFTIAGVDGNFVAATATIKGNTVEVSAASVAKPVAVRFAWSESAQPNFYNKDGLPAAPFRTDNPLKFTLTAN; translated from the coding sequence ATGATACCGCGCCTGATAAAATATTGTTGGTTAACGGTCTGCCTGCTAAGTTTCGGGATTGCCAGGGCGCAGGTAGTTTTACCTAAAGTTTTGGGCAACAACATGGTATTGCAGCGCAATGCACCTGTACCTGTTTGGGGCACCGCGTCGCCCGGCGAAAAGGTAACGGTAAAGTTCAATAAGCAAACCAAAACAACTACAGCTGATGCAGCGGGCAAATGGATGATAAAGCTTGACGCGATGCCGGCATCTGCTAAACCCGAAACACTGACCATATCAGGTAAAAACACTATTCAACTGCAAAATATACTGGTGGGTGAGGTATGGCTTTGTTCGGGCCAATCAAACATGCAGTACGAAATGCGCAAGAACAGCAAGATGAAAAAGCCGGATACAAGCACGGCAAATTCACCTGTTGATGAATTGGACCACGCGCATAATGCGCAGATCAGGATCTTCCTGGTTACGCAGAAAAATTTGCTAAAGCCCGATTCAACCCATTCGGGTTGGAGTGTGGCCGAAGATTCGGCTTTGCGGGCATTTTCGGCGGCAGGATATTTCTTCGCCAAAAATCTGCAGCATGATCTGAATGTACCGGTAGGTATTATTTCATCGGCGGTAAGCGGTAGTAGGATCGAGCCCTGGGTATCGCAGGAAGGTTTTGATGCTATTCCTTATTTCAAGGCAAACAACATTAAAATTGATGGCGATCCGGGTAAGTTTTATGCCAAAATGATTGAGCCTGTCGCGCCGTTCGCACTTAAAGGTTTTTTATGGTACCAGGGCGAAAGTGGCTGTTTTTTAGGTGAAACCATCAGCTACACTTACAAAATGGAGGCGCTGATCAATAACTGGCGCAAACTCTGGGGCGATAAAACATTGCCGTTTTATTATGTGCAGATAGCGCCCTATTACTATACCCAGGGAAAAGGCCCCGTAACCTATACGCCATTTACCGAGCCCGAATTTCGTGAGGCGCAAGCCGCCGCACTGCAAATTCCTCATACAGGCATGATCATCACTACCGATTTAAACGATGATCTTAAAAATATTCACCCGCCATTTAAATGGGAAATAGGCAGGAGGCTTGAACTGCAGGCCCTGGCCAATACCTACAAGCAACGGGTGATTTTTTCGGGCCCGGTATATAAAAGCATGAAGATAAGCGGCGATAAGATCATCCTTGAGTTTGATCATGTAGGAGTCGGACTGGTGAGCCATGATGCTAAGCCGCTTACTGATTTCACCATTGCCGGTGTCGACGGAAATTTTGTCGCGGCTACGGCCACAATAAAAGGGAACACGGTTGAAGTATCGGCCGCATCGGTTGCCAAACCTGTAGCCGTGCGCTTTGCCTGGTCGGAATCGGCACAACCCAATTTTTATAACAAAGATGGTTTGCCTGCTGCCCCTTTCCGCACAGATAACCCTTTGAAATTTACTTTAACTGCTAACTGA
- a CDS encoding glycoside hydrolase family 43 protein — translation MKRAIKHISLLFAIALMFSCKASKSVYLFTSFHEPANEGLRFLYSNDAYHWNAIDHIFIKPEVGDAKIMRDPSIAQGPDGVYHLVWTTGWKNDKGIGYASSKDLIHWSAEEHIEVMANEPTAVNAWAPELFYDEENKYFIIVWASTVPFRFPKGQEDENNNHRLYYTTTKDFKTFSPSTLFLDPGFSVIDAEIVKRAKNDYALVMKDNTRPNRNILVAFSNNPLGPYSNYTARFTEPYSEGPSMTKAGDSWLIYYDSYRLKRYGAMRTTDFKTFTDLADSVSVPVGHKHGTIFKVTKKQLAQLLQAAEQTKAAKHE, via the coding sequence ATGAAAAGGGCGATTAAACATATCAGCTTACTATTTGCCATTGCGTTGATGTTTTCATGCAAGGCCAGTAAAAGCGTGTACCTTTTTACATCGTTTCATGAGCCTGCTAATGAAGGTTTACGTTTTTTATACAGTAATGATGCTTATCACTGGAATGCCATTGATCATATTTTCATTAAACCGGAAGTTGGCGACGCCAAAATCATGCGCGACCCATCCATAGCCCAGGGGCCAGACGGGGTTTATCACCTGGTATGGACAACCGGCTGGAAAAATGATAAAGGTATTGGTTATGCCAGTTCAAAAGATCTGATCCACTGGTCGGCCGAAGAGCATATTGAGGTAATGGCCAACGAGCCCACCGCGGTAAATGCCTGGGCACCGGAGTTGTTTTATGATGAGGAGAATAAGTATTTCATTATTGTTTGGGCTTCAACAGTACCGTTCCGTTTTCCAAAAGGGCAGGAGGATGAAAATAACAATCACCGACTTTACTATACCACAACCAAAGATTTTAAAACCTTTAGTCCTTCAACGCTTTTTCTTGACCCGGGTTTTAGTGTGATTGATGCCGAGATTGTAAAGCGGGCCAAAAATGATTACGCGCTGGTGATGAAGGATAACACCCGGCCTAACCGCAATATCCTGGTGGCGTTTAGCAATAATCCGCTTGGGCCATATAGCAATTATACGGCAAGGTTTACCGAACCTTACAGCGAAGGCCCGAGCATGACCAAAGCAGGCGATAGCTGGCTGATCTATTATGATTCGTACCGATTAAAGAGATATGGCGCAATGCGCACAACCGACTTTAAAACTTTTACAGACCTGGCCGATAGCGTAAGCGTACCGGTAGGGCATAAGCATGGCACCATATTTAAGGTTACCAAAAAACAGCTTGCGCAGCTTTTACAGGCAGCCGAGCAAACCAAAGCAGCTAAACATGAATAA
- a CDS encoding glycoside hydrolase family 140 protein, which yields MLKKSTILIAIACLFFAFKSNETTMPRLSISANHRYFMAGDKPFFWLGDTGWLLFSKLKREEAEQYFDTRAKQGFNVIQVMVVHSIKETNAYGDSALSNKNIAQPKTTPGNTFGKGNEYDYWDHIDWIITKAAEKGLYVALVPVWGSVVKESHIGADKAKIYAEFLAKRYRDRPNVIWMNGGDIAGSDSLKTWNAIGNTLHDQDGTHLVTYHPRGRTQSSKWFQNENWLDFNCFQSGHRTYAQDTSKKDLKYGEDNWRYVQTDYNLSPAKPTLDAEPSYEKIPYGLHDIKLPRWTAADVRRYGYWSVFAGACGYTYGDNDVMQMHKPTDKGSAYGSKGYWYNSVNDPGAKQMVYLKKLMLSHPYFDRVPDQSIIAGNNGEKYNRLIATRGKNYAFVYTCTGREININADNLEGSKLKASWFNPRNGQTTAIGTFAKAKTIKFKPPGKVSNGNDWVLIVDAI from the coding sequence ATGCTTAAAAAATCTACAATACTAATCGCTATAGCCTGTTTGTTTTTTGCATTTAAAAGCAATGAAACAACCATGCCTCGTTTAAGCATATCTGCCAATCACCGCTATTTCATGGCCGGGGATAAGCCGTTTTTTTGGCTGGGTGATACAGGCTGGTTGTTATTCTCCAAACTGAAAAGAGAAGAAGCAGAACAGTATTTTGATACTCGCGCAAAACAGGGCTTTAACGTGATACAGGTGATGGTAGTGCACAGCATTAAGGAAACCAATGCTTACGGGGATTCCGCGCTAAGCAATAAAAATATCGCTCAACCAAAAACAACTCCCGGCAATACTTTTGGTAAAGGAAACGAGTATGACTATTGGGATCATATCGATTGGATCATCACCAAAGCTGCAGAAAAAGGATTATACGTTGCCTTGGTTCCTGTTTGGGGATCCGTTGTGAAGGAAAGCCATATTGGTGCTGATAAAGCTAAAATCTATGCCGAATTTTTGGCCAAAAGATATCGCGACCGGCCGAATGTGATCTGGATGAATGGTGGTGACATCGCCGGTTCAGATTCATTAAAAACCTGGAATGCTATAGGCAACACGCTGCATGATCAGGACGGAACGCACCTGGTAACGTACCATCCGCGTGGCCGCACGCAATCATCAAAATGGTTTCAAAATGAGAATTGGTTAGATTTTAATTGCTTCCAATCCGGCCATCGTACCTATGCGCAGGATACCTCAAAAAAAGATCTGAAATATGGTGAGGACAATTGGCGCTATGTGCAAACGGATTACAATCTATCGCCTGCAAAACCAACGCTTGATGCCGAACCATCCTATGAAAAGATCCCTTATGGTCTGCATGACATCAAGCTGCCCCGCTGGACTGCTGCCGATGTAAGACGCTACGGTTACTGGTCGGTTTTTGCCGGGGCTTGCGGATATACTTATGGCGATAATGATGTGATGCAGATGCACAAGCCAACTGATAAAGGCAGTGCGTACGGTTCAAAAGGCTACTGGTATAATTCGGTTAATGATCCGGGAGCTAAGCAGATGGTTTACCTGAAAAAACTGATGCTGTCGCACCCGTATTTTGATCGTGTGCCCGATCAATCAATAATAGCGGGTAACAATGGCGAAAAATATAACAGGCTGATCGCCACCCGTGGTAAAAATTATGCTTTTGTGTATACCTGTACCGGCCGCGAGATCAATATCAATGCTGATAATCTGGAGGGCTCGAAATTAAAAGCATCATGGTTTAACCCTCGCAACGGGCAAACTACGGCTATTGGCACCTTCGCGAAAGCTAAAACAATCAAATTTAAACCGCCCGGTAAAGTATCAAACGGAAACGACTGGGTGCTCATTGTCGACGCGATATAA
- a CDS encoding six-hairpin glycosidase, producing MNKFISILFFISMACVANAQDTVHYSGNTVANVDYHHGQLTPVIGVHSKQIFRANREHPELADGFGFTYNHAPMLAYWNNTFYVEYLSDKVGESVPPGQTLLMTSKDGETWSKPTVVFPQYKIPDGTTKEGHPGVAKDLYSVMHQRMGFYTSKSKRLLVLGFYGICLDGHDDPNDGLGIGRVVREVLPNGKFGPIYFIHYNPKWNEKNTSYPFYKTSKDKGFVQACDELMANPLMMMQWVEETDRKDPLIPLHKDYKAFNFYHLPDGRVVGLWKYALTAISTDNGKTWPTNAARAPRFVTANAKIWGQRTSDGKYATVYNPSEFRWPLALSVSKDGLDYTNLLLVNGEITTMRYGGAYKSYGPQYTRGIEEGNGTPPYGKLWVTYSMNKEDIWVSSIPVPITEKADTHANEVFNELPAGKELEKWNIYSPQWAPASIDKSPDGERALTLKDSDPFDFAKAERVVPVSKKLMTDFTITAGQNNTGMLDIEFQDEKGTAAIRLTLDSAGQFRTKAGYRNKNFMKYEAGTQYHVVIRLNTDTRFYTVNVNGKDVITGLFFAPVLSVNRVVFRTGDIRRFPDADTPTDQDFDRPNAGEAAKQAVFYIKSFKTSNY from the coding sequence ATGAATAAGTTCATCAGCATATTGTTTTTTATATCGATGGCCTGCGTTGCCAATGCACAGGATACCGTGCATTACAGCGGCAATACGGTTGCCAATGTTGATTATCATCACGGGCAGTTAACCCCGGTGATAGGTGTGCACAGCAAACAAATCTTTAGGGCTAATCGCGAACACCCGGAACTGGCCGATGGGTTTGGTTTTACTTACAACCATGCGCCCATGCTGGCCTACTGGAACAATACTTTTTATGTAGAATACCTGAGCGATAAGGTAGGTGAAAGCGTGCCACCGGGTCAAACCCTACTCATGACTTCAAAAGATGGCGAAACCTGGTCAAAGCCTACGGTAGTTTTTCCTCAGTATAAAATACCGGATGGCACCACTAAAGAAGGGCATCCCGGCGTGGCTAAAGACCTGTATTCGGTAATGCACCAGCGCATGGGCTTTTATACTTCCAAATCAAAACGCTTGCTGGTGCTGGGTTTTTATGGCATTTGTTTAGATGGCCATGACGATCCTAACGATGGTTTAGGTATTGGCCGTGTGGTGCGTGAGGTTTTACCTAACGGCAAATTTGGGCCGATATATTTTATCCACTATAACCCTAAATGGAACGAAAAGAATACCTCATATCCTTTTTACAAAACCAGTAAGGACAAAGGTTTTGTACAGGCCTGTGACGAGCTGATGGCCAACCCACTGATGATGATGCAATGGGTTGAGGAAACCGACCGGAAAGATCCATTAATTCCGCTGCATAAGGATTATAAGGCATTTAACTTCTACCACCTGCCCGATGGCCGCGTTGTCGGTCTATGGAAATACGCGCTTACCGCCATCAGCACAGATAATGGCAAAACATGGCCTACCAATGCTGCCCGCGCACCACGTTTTGTAACCGCCAATGCCAAGATCTGGGGGCAGCGCACATCCGACGGCAAATACGCTACGGTTTACAATCCCTCGGAGTTCCGCTGGCCGCTGGCTTTGTCCGTTAGTAAGGATGGATTAGATTATACTAATCTACTACTGGTTAATGGCGAGATAACCACCATGCGTTATGGCGGTGCCTATAAATCATACGGGCCGCAATATACACGCGGTATTGAGGAAGGAAACGGCACCCCGCCGTATGGTAAGCTCTGGGTAACCTACAGCATGAATAAGGAGGATATCTGGGTATCATCCATCCCGGTGCCGATCACCGAAAAAGCGGATACGCACGCTAACGAGGTTTTTAACGAATTACCTGCTGGCAAAGAACTGGAGAAATGGAATATTTACAGCCCGCAGTGGGCGCCAGCAAGTATCGACAAGTCGCCTGATGGTGAGCGCGCGTTAACCCTAAAAGACAGCGACCCATTTGACTTTGCTAAAGCAGAGCGTGTTGTGCCGGTGTCAAAAAAACTGATGACCGATTTCACCATCACGGCCGGGCAAAATAATACAGGTATGCTGGACATTGAATTTCAGGATGAAAAAGGTACGGCTGCCATCAGGCTTACGCTTGATTCGGCTGGGCAGTTTAGGACAAAAGCTGGGTACCGCAATAAAAACTTTATGAAATATGAAGCCGGTACCCAGTATCATGTAGTGATCAGGCTCAATACCGATACCCGCTTTTACACGGTGAATGTGAACGGCAAGGATGTAATTACCGGCCTGTTTTTCGCGCCGGTGCTAAGCGTAAATCGGGTTGTATTCCGTACGGGGGATATCAGAAGGTTCCCGGATGCCGATACACCTACCGATCAGGATTTCGACCGGCCAAACGCCGGTGAAGCAGCAAAACAAGCTGTTTTCTATATCAAATCATTTAAAACAAGTAATTACTAA
- a CDS encoding DUF6298 domain-containing protein, which translates to MHSPLFAQDKKKAPKPQPPVTADKNGKLTYAVAPNGDRIPDYSYCGYMASEKPIPFVPVKVVVPVKAGNATLRIQAALDYVAGLPADKDGFRGAVLLNKGTYQVNGSLKINASGVVLRGSGMGANGTVLFAAGTDRETFIHVAGKNDRKTSKEIKITDAYVPVNANTVHIADGADLKTGDPVLIHRPSTQAWISTIKTDHFGGDLTALAWKPGERDIYWDRKVTSVDGNTVTLNAPLTTALDTTYGGGLIAAYQWPGRIAQVGIENLKLQSAYNTANAKDEAHRWMAITMENVSDAWVRQVTFEHFAGSAVFVGTTGNRVTVEDCKSLAPVSEIGGQRRNTFLTMGGQNLFQRLYSEQGFHDFATGYCAPGPNAFVQCMSVGSLGFSGGIDSWASGVLFDIANIDGQPLSYMNRGQDGQGAGWSAANSLFWNCTAARVDNYQPPTAQNWAFGTWAQFAGDGYWSTPNSTISPRSFYYTQLANRLNKDVSKQADILYPATEPSSSPTVEQAAELMAAARKPAVTISNWIDQSPKRNTISVESAGAKTIDEIGYKAIAPKSLAPKMTVTNGWLTRGNVVLTGKHFETPWWNGTVHPDYTEKEAKPAISRWVPGQTGTGLTDDLNAVTDWMKKDNIVVFEHNYGLWYDRRRDDHERIRRMDGDVWAPFYELPFARSGKELAYDGLSKYDLTKYNTWYWNRLKQFADLADEKGLVLVHQNYFQHNIIEAGAHYTDFPWRTANNINGSGFPEPVPYAGDKRQFMAEQFYDENDPSRRKLHIAYINKCMDNFAGNTGVIQQIGAEFTGPLHFMKFWVETIKQWETTHKKKQIIGLSATKDVQDAILANSATASVINVIDIRYWYYQANGTAYQPEGGQSLAPRQQARILKPKATSFEQVYRAVHEYRAKYPDKAVLFSADDYDRFGWAVFIAGGSLPVLPANTNKAFLADASSMKPADLPGSPKDQWGLASLKGYIVYNGGSNAIHLNLSVGTTYKAQWIDPRTGELLPGNETIKGAGNTEIKAQGNEAAILWLSRN; encoded by the coding sequence ATGCATTCCCCCTTATTTGCACAGGATAAGAAAAAAGCCCCTAAACCACAGCCGCCCGTTACTGCCGATAAAAACGGCAAGCTAACTTACGCAGTTGCCCCAAACGGCGACCGTATTCCTGATTATTCATACTGCGGGTACATGGCTTCCGAAAAGCCCATCCCTTTTGTGCCTGTAAAAGTTGTAGTACCTGTAAAAGCAGGTAATGCTACACTGAGGATCCAGGCCGCTTTAGATTATGTTGCCGGTTTACCTGCCGATAAAGACGGATTTCGTGGGGCGGTTCTGCTCAACAAAGGCACTTACCAGGTTAATGGTAGCCTTAAAATAAATGCATCAGGCGTTGTTTTACGTGGAAGTGGGATGGGAGCTAACGGTACCGTACTATTCGCTGCCGGAACGGATAGGGAAACTTTTATCCACGTAGCCGGTAAAAATGACCGGAAAACATCCAAAGAAATTAAAATTACTGATGCTTACGTACCGGTAAACGCCAATACGGTGCATATTGCGGATGGCGCGGATCTTAAAACCGGCGATCCGGTTTTAATCCACCGTCCAAGTACACAGGCCTGGATAAGTACCATCAAAACCGATCATTTTGGTGGCGACCTAACCGCCTTGGCCTGGAAACCCGGCGAACGTGATATTTACTGGGACCGTAAAGTAACCTCGGTTGATGGCAACACCGTAACCCTTAATGCGCCCTTAACAACAGCTTTAGATACTACTTACGGAGGGGGCTTAATAGCAGCCTACCAATGGCCTGGCAGGATCGCGCAGGTAGGTATCGAAAACCTAAAACTACAGTCGGCTTATAACACTGCTAATGCCAAAGATGAAGCTCACCGCTGGATGGCTATCACCATGGAAAACGTAAGCGATGCCTGGGTGCGGCAGGTAACGTTCGAACATTTTGCAGGCTCGGCGGTATTTGTTGGCACTACCGGTAACCGGGTTACAGTTGAGGATTGTAAATCGCTCGCGCCAGTTTCAGAAATAGGCGGACAGCGACGAAACACCTTTCTGACTATGGGCGGGCAAAACCTGTTTCAGCGTTTATATTCTGAGCAGGGATTTCATGATTTTGCCACCGGGTATTGCGCGCCGGGGCCAAACGCATTTGTGCAATGTATGTCGGTAGGTTCGTTGGGTTTCAGCGGAGGTATTGATAGCTGGGCTTCGGGCGTTTTGTTTGATATCGCAAATATCGACGGGCAGCCCCTAAGCTATATGAACCGCGGACAGGACGGGCAGGGTGCCGGATGGAGCGCTGCCAACAGCCTGTTCTGGAATTGTACAGCAGCGCGCGTTGATAATTACCAGCCGCCAACTGCTCAAAACTGGGCTTTTGGTACATGGGCGCAATTTGCAGGCGATGGCTATTGGAGCACACCAAACAGCACCATAAGCCCACGCAGCTTTTACTACACCCAATTAGCTAACAGGCTTAACAAAGATGTAAGCAAACAAGCCGATATCTTGTATCCGGCCACTGAGCCATCAAGCAGCCCCACAGTTGAGCAGGCTGCCGAGTTAATGGCTGCTGCCCGTAAACCGGCTGTAACCATCAGTAACTGGATAGATCAATCGCCAAAAAGAAATACAATTAGCGTTGAGTCGGCTGGTGCAAAAACTATTGATGAAATTGGATATAAAGCCATCGCACCGAAAAGTTTAGCCCCTAAAATGACTGTTACCAACGGTTGGTTAACCCGTGGTAATGTTGTGCTAACCGGGAAACATTTTGAAACACCATGGTGGAATGGTACGGTTCATCCGGATTATACGGAAAAAGAGGCCAAGCCAGCTATCTCCCGTTGGGTACCCGGACAAACCGGAACCGGTTTAACTGACGATCTTAATGCGGTAACCGATTGGATGAAGAAAGATAATATCGTGGTTTTTGAACATAACTACGGTTTATGGTATGATCGCCGTCGTGATGATCATGAGCGCATTCGCCGGATGGATGGTGATGTTTGGGCACCGTTTTATGAGTTGCCTTTTGCCCGCAGTGGTAAAGAACTGGCTTACGATGGCTTAAGCAAATACGATCTTACTAAATACAATACTTGGTACTGGAACCGCCTTAAACAATTTGCCGATTTGGCCGATGAAAAAGGTTTGGTACTGGTTCATCAAAACTACTTTCAGCATAATATCATTGAGGCAGGAGCGCATTACACTGATTTTCCTTGGCGTACGGCCAATAACATCAATGGCAGTGGTTTTCCCGAACCCGTACCTTATGCCGGTGACAAGCGCCAGTTTATGGCCGAGCAGTTTTATGATGAAAACGATCCTTCTCGCCGTAAGCTTCATATCGCTTACATCAACAAATGCATGGACAACTTTGCCGGCAATACTGGTGTAATCCAGCAGATAGGGGCAGAGTTTACCGGTCCGTTGCATTTTATGAAGTTTTGGGTAGAGACCATTAAACAATGGGAAACCACGCATAAAAAGAAACAGATCATAGGTTTAAGCGCCACAAAGGATGTGCAGGATGCCATTCTTGCCAACTCGGCGACAGCTTCGGTGATCAACGTAATAGATATCCGTTACTGGTATTACCAGGCCAACGGAACGGCTTACCAACCTGAAGGTGGTCAGAGCCTTGCACCACGCCAGCAGGCCCGCATTTTAAAACCAAAGGCAACATCATTTGAGCAGGTTTATCGCGCGGTTCACGAGTATCGCGCCAAATACCCTGATAAAGCGGTATTGTTTTCTGCTGATGATTATGACCGTTTCGGTTGGGCTGTTTTCATAGCCGGTGGCTCATTGCCTGTGCTGCCTGCTAACACTAACAAAGCTTTCCTGGCCGATGCAAGCAGTATGAAACCTGCCGATCTGCCGGGTTCGCCTAAAGATCAATGGGGATTGGCCTCATTAAAAGGGTATATCGTTTACAATGGTGGAAGTAATGCTATCCATCTTAATTTATCAGTGGGTACCACATATAAAGCACAATGGATTGACCCAAGAACTGGTGAACTTTTACCCGGTAATGAAACGATAAAAGGTGCCGGGAATACAGAAATTAAAGCGCAAGGTAATGAGGCTGCTATTTTGTGGCTAAGCAGAAATTGA